The sequence below is a genomic window from Roseiconus lacunae.
AATCTTCGAGCAGAACCGCGACGTTTACTTTCAGGTATTCACCAACGGTCACTTCATCACCGACGAAGTCGCGGCCAAGTTGAAAGAGTACGGCAACGTGACTCCACTGATCAGTGTCGAAGGGACCGAGATCATCAGCGACGAGCGACGTGGTCGGGGGGGTGTTTACAACCAGACGATGAAGGGGCTCGAAACGGCATTACGGCACAATTTGTTGGTCGGCGTTTGTACCAGTGTTTGCAAGACGAATCTTGATGACTTGGTCAACGATGCTTGGGTCGAACGATTGATCGACATGGGGGTGATGTATTGCTGGTTCCACATTTATCGCCCGGTCGGCCCGGAACCAAACCCGCAGTTGGCACTCAGTAGCGAAGAGCAAAAGCGGGTTCGTCAATTTGTCGTCGACACGCGTGCGACGAAACCGATCATCGTGATCGATGCGTATCACGACGACGCCGGCAATGCGTTGTGTCCCGCCGCGACAGGGTTCACGCACCATATCGGTCCCAAGGGTGACATTGAACCGTGCCCCGTCATTCAAATGGCCGCCGAATCAATTCACGACGATCGCCCGTTGGCAGAGACGTTTAACAACTCGGCGTTTTTAACAGAGTTCCGTGAGTTGACCGCTCAGAACACGCGCGGTTGTGTGATCATGGAACGTCCCGATCTGTTAATCGAACTCGCAGAAAAACACGGTGCCCGCGATACAACGATTCGGAACGAGGTGATGCGAGAACTCGATCACGTGACGCCCCGGCGCAGCCAGTTTCAGCCCGGAGATGAGATTCCCGAGCGAAGCTTTGTTTATCGATGGGCGAAGAAATACGCCTTCAATGACTTCGGGACCTACAGCCGTCACTTTGATGTGGCTAAGTATCGCGATCCAGATGCCGAACGGACGCCGGCGGTAAATGATGACGTCCAAGTGGTGCAGTTACAGGCGACCAAGTCGTCGTGATGCCGATCGCTTTGCCGATGATCGGGACGCTTCATTAATCGCAGTTCGTCGACTTGAATCGGTCGGCGTCTGCCCTGCGACGTTTACTCCGGAGGTGCGTTGTCTTGAGGTGCGTTGTCTCGTGCGGCCAAGTCTTGGAGCAGTCGTTGGTCGGTGTCGGCGGAGAAAAAGCGGAACGAGCCATCGACGAAGGCGAAGTAGGCACCGCCGATATGATTGCTCGAAAAGCTGCCCACGAACAAGTTGTCGACGTCGCCCAGTGCTTTCGGATCCGAGGGCGCGGGGTTGTGATGGGCGTTGATAGCGAAACCGGTATGGCGAAGGCTTGCCCGCGTGCCGCTGTTCCACCGTTGGGGTGGGCCGAAGTCGATCGCTTTTTCACCGAATAAAAAAACATACGATTCACCGTCGACCGCATCGCTCGGCATCCGCCACCGATTGAGCGCAAACATGCCGTCGCCGTCTTCGTCGATCGGCTCGGCGACCGATCCGACCACGCCGGCATACGTTGTCGCGTTCGGACGCAGTGTCGACGCCGAAACACCGCAGCGAAGCGTCGTCAGGCTTTCCTCGCCGACCGGCCGATTCGCCGCCGCGTAGACTCCGTAGCTGAAATCAATTTGGTCAAAGAGGTCCTGTTGATCGAGCATCGGCAGAAGGGCTTCGAGCCAATTGTGGTGATAGCCCTTGCTTTCACTTCGGATCGGGCCGGTCGGATTCTGCGTCCCGGTCGGCAGGTGTCCACCGATCAACGAGTAGCTTTGCGTTGCGACCGCGATTTCACGCAGATTCGATTCGCACTCAATTCTTCGTGATGATTCACGAGTCGAGGAAAGTCGCATTGTTAGTAGGATGAGGATGACCAAGCCGATCGCCACGACTAGGAGCACTTCGATCAGGGTAATGCCTTGCCGGTAGCGTCGCGGCAACAGGGTTCGGTTCGCGGGAGGCAACGTCATTGATCAACCGGCATCAACGGGGAAACGGTTCTCCGACACTTCGGGCGTTTATTCCTGGGGGCAATTTCGAGCCTGGGGGCAATTTCGAGGGAATTACAGCGTCCGGTCGGCACCCATGTGAAGGGAAAGGTTATCGCGATGGACAACCGATTCGTACGGTCGATGTCCGAGGATCCCGCCGATCATCTCGCTGATTTTACCCTTGATTTTGTCGACTTCTGATGACGGGTAGTTGCATAAGCCGCGGGCGATTTCGTAGCCATGGCGGTCGGTGATCATCACGACGGCACCGGCATCAAACTCGCCAACGACGCCCGTGATACCGATCGCCAGTAAACTGCTGCCGTCATTATGGATGGCTTTGACGGCACCGTCATCGATAATCAGTCGCCCCTCGACTTCGGCCGAGGCACTGATCCAGCGACGGCGTCCACGCAGGGTGCGTTCGCAAGGGAGAAACAGTGTTCCGATCATCTCGCCTTGCAAAACCTTCTCGAGGGCCAAGTCATCTCGTCCTGGGCCGATGATGACCGCATGCCCGTGGCTGGTCGCTAGCTGTGCGGCGGCGAGCTTGCTGGACATACCGCCTTTACTGAGTGAACTGCGTTTGTCACTGGCCATCGACATGACATCGTCGTCGAGTGTTTCGACGATATTGATGCGCTGGCTTTCCGGGTGGTCCGGTGATCCGTCGTATAAACCGTCGATATCTGAGAGGATCACCAGCAAGCACTGGTCGAGCAAACCGGCGACTTGTGCGGCCAAGCGGTCGTTGTCGCCAAAGGTGGTCATCAATTCGGCAACGGCGACGGAGTCGTTTTCGTTGACGACCGCGATCGCACCAAGTTCGTGAATCTGGCTCAGTGCATTGCGGACGTTCAAATACCCTTCGCGAGATTGAAGATCATTTCGCGTGAGCAGCACCTGAGCGGCGTGCCGCCCCGATTCGGCCAGGGAAGCCTCATAAGACTGGATCAAATCCGCTTGTCCGATCGCCGCGACGGCCTGCAGGTGCCCGAGGTCTGTGGGGCGTTGCGATAACCCTAATTTTCCCATGCCAGCGCCAACGGCACCGCTACTGACAATAATGGTTTGGCGACCGGTGTCGGCAATTTTGCAAAGCCCACGAGAGAGGCATTCAATTCGGTGTCGATCAAGTTTTCCGGAACTGTCTGTCAGGACGCGAGTTCCGACTTTGACGACGACACTTCCGGCGGATTCAATGGCTTTTTGACGTTCTGCAGAGGAGTCCAGAGGCACGTTGTTGGCGTTTTGCAATCGAGGGTGGTTGTGACATGACTGGCAGTGATTCACTTCCCAATCAAAATAATCTTTCCCGCTTAAATCGGCCATCCGACACACGGAGAGAGAAGTTTTTGAAAAAACGCGACTTCCCACAAGCGGGCGGTTCAATAAATGCGTCCCCTTTTGGACAATGGGGAACACCTACCTGCAGTCTGCCGATTGCGGGCCAGCCATTTTCGGCATCCGTTTCTTCAGGTCCGCCTGAATTCCAGATTTGATTGACGAGCAAATCCGTTCAATGAGTGAGATCAATCACGAGTGCGGCGTCGCGGCGATTTATCACCTTTCCGGCCGTGGACGCAGCCCGGTGTGCCCCGAGCAAGGGCCACGGCAGATCTCTCGGTTGCTGCCGCGAATGCTGCTCGACATTCAGAATCGAGGGCAACTCGCTGCGGGGATGACGACCTACAATCCGGATCAGCCGCGATTGTTGATGACCCGTAAAGACGTCGGGACCGTGACCGAAGTCTTTCGCCTGAATCATCGCGCCAAGTGCGAATCGATCATGCAAGGCTTGGCCGGTAGCGCGTCGATTGGCCACGTGCGGTATGCGACGTGCGGACAAGACGATCGGAACTATGCCCAGCCGTTCGAACGCGAACATATCCATAAACGCAAGTGGTTCAGTTTCTGCTTCAACGGGCAACTGGCCAACTACAGCCTGCTCAAAGAACGTCTACTGGCCGACGGCGATCACCACTTAGTGCTCGATACCGACACTGAAATCCTGATGCACGAAATCGGGCGTGTGCTGAGCCAATCGACCGAGCGTGTGGAGTGGATCGATGTGCTTCGCCAAGTTGCCGGCGATTTCGATGGTGCTTATTCGTTGGCGTTGCTATCCGCCGAAGGCGAAATGATCGTCGCACGAGATCCCTTGGGGATCAAACCGATGTGCTATGTCCACGAAGGTCCCTTCTTTGCCGCGGCAAGTGAAAGTGTCGCGCTTTTGAACTTGGGATTCGAAACCAGCCAGATCAAATCACTCGCCCCGGGGCACGCCGTCATCGTTCATCCCGAAACCGGTGTGCGGATCGAGCAATTCGTCGAGAGCAAAAAGAACGCGCATTGCTTCTTCGAATGGATCTACTTTGCCAACGTTGCCAGCACCCTGGATGATCGCAGCGTGTATTTGACTCGAACACGGCTGGGGGAGGAGCTGGCACGATCGGAGCGTGAAGACGGGCGAATCCCGCTCGATGATCCGGACACAATCATCGTTCCCGTGCCCGACACTAGTAAGGCCGCCGCCGATGCGATGGCCTACCAGTTGTCGATTCCCTGCCGCGAGGGATTGATCCGCAATCGCTATGCCGGTCGAACGTTTATCGAAGGTGGGCGGGCGCGTAAAGCCAAAGCCGCGACAAAGTACACCCCGCTTCGTGACGTCTTAGAAGGCAAACGTGTCATCCTCGTCGAAGATTCAATTGTCCGCAGTACGACGATGAATGTGTTGCTCGACCGCATCCGTGAAGTCGGTGGCGCCAAAGAAATCCATGTCCGTGTGGCGTGCCCGCCGATCGTCGCGCCATGCTTTTACGGCATCGACATGAGCACGATCGATCAACTGATCGCGCCAAAATACTTTGGAACCGAAGGCCTGTTGACACCCGAAGCACAGCAGCGACTCGCCGATGATTTGGGGGCCGATTCACTGCGTTACTTGCCCGTCGAAGCGATCGCACGAGCGATTGATTTGCCCGAAACCGAGCTCTGCCAAGCTTGCGTGACGGGGCAGTATCCAACCGAGTGTGGCCAGCACCTTTACCAAATCGCACTCGATAACCGAGGCAGCGACGTCGATAGCGGACGAACCTACGAACAGCTTGCCGCGGTGATGAATAGCCAGTAACGAATAGCTGGCGATGTTGAATCGTTGGCGATCAGTTTTCGGCTCGTCATCGCGCACCCAATCGGCCGGTTACGACGCTCTCTGGTCAGCCGGACGTCGGCAAGATAGGCTTTCGTTGACCGATTCCGGGTCAATTTCTTGCCGCTCCCTCGATGCCCAGAACTGCAGCGATGACCGCCGAATTGCAACAACACATCCGTGAGATTCCAGACTTCCCGAAACCGGGGATCATCTACCGCGACATCGCGCCACTGCTGGCGTCGCCGGACGCCTTGCGGGCCGCGACCGAAGTGATGGCCGCACCATTTAAAGACGAAAAGATCGACATCGTCGCCGCTGCCGAGGCACGCGGTTTTATCTTCGCCGCGCCGATGGCAATCCTACTCGGAGCAGGGTTTGTGCCGATTCGTAAGCCCGGAAAATTGCCCTTTGAAACGCATTCGCATGCGTATGACTTGGAATACGGCACCGACGAATTGCACGTTCATGTCGATGGCGTCCAAGCCGGCCAACGCGTCGTGTTGGTCGACGACTTACTGGCTACCGGTGGCACGATGCAGGCTTGCTGTCGATTGATCGAACGTTGTGCGGCCGAAATCGTTGGGTGCTCGTTCCTCATTCATTTGGCAGACTTGGGCGGGGAAGCCAAGTTGGAACCCTACCGTGTTGAATCGGCCATCGTGTATTGACCACTTCAGTGGCGATCGAACGGGTGTCGAATCACAGGAATCCCGGTGTGATTCACCGGTCGACAGGCTTATGTCGCAACCTCGGTCAATGTCGTACGGCTGTCGTAATTTTGCGTTAAACCGATGCGAGCGCGTAGGGAGTGCGAATGCGTTAGGCCATTTGCCACTGTCGGCGGAGCCACCATTCGGTCGACATCGCGGCAGTAAACAGTAGGAACACAATCCAGCCACTGATCGGTCCGTCGCCGAGTCCAGACTTTTCGATCACTGGTGTCTCCGCCGTACGACGCTTCGTTCGGATCGTATCAATCAGTGGATCAAGGTTTACCGGGTCAAAGCTTGCCCCGCCATGTTGTTCGGTCAACGACGCGAGCTGTTGCAGATAAACAAGATCTGGCATTGGGTTGGCTAGTTCACGACTTGTTTCGGTCACTTGAAAGGCAACCTCATCACCGCGAATGGTCGGGTCGTCTGCCTCGATGACTAGCTTATAAAATCCTGGTTCCAGGTCTGGTAGCGTTCCGCTAATGCGAGATTCTTCGCCGCTGCCTTCGGTAACATCCAACGCCGTCGCATCGCCATCACCGTTGACGACGGTCGCCGATAGTCGGATTGGCGACGAACGCTCGCTAAGCGATTGAACGCGTGCTTGAAATTCGACTTGGGTATCACCTTCGAATCGTCGTTGTCCCAACTCGGCGATGACGCTGTCACCACCTTTCTCTTCACGCGACATCACCCAGAGCATCAGTTGTCGCCAAAATCGCCGGTGGACTTCGCTTTTGCCGATCCGCCACCAACGATAGGTTTCGTCGATCGCTAAGGCCGCGACGCGGCCTTTGCCGTAAGTCCCGATGACCAGCAGCGGTTGTTGGTCACCGGTTTCGAGCAGAGTTTGAACGCCCGATCGAGGCTTTGCGCCGACAAAACGATTGGCACCTGAAAGCGTTGGTAGTTGTTCCCAAACCGACTTGGCCGTCGAGCCGCCCAAGTCGACGATCG
It includes:
- a CDS encoding amidophosphoribosyltransferase, which translates into the protein MSEINHECGVAAIYHLSGRGRSPVCPEQGPRQISRLLPRMLLDIQNRGQLAAGMTTYNPDQPRLLMTRKDVGTVTEVFRLNHRAKCESIMQGLAGSASIGHVRYATCGQDDRNYAQPFEREHIHKRKWFSFCFNGQLANYSLLKERLLADGDHHLVLDTDTEILMHEIGRVLSQSTERVEWIDVLRQVAGDFDGAYSLALLSAEGEMIVARDPLGIKPMCYVHEGPFFAAASESVALLNLGFETSQIKSLAPGHAVIVHPETGVRIEQFVESKKNAHCFFEWIYFANVASTLDDRSVYLTRTRLGEELARSEREDGRIPLDDPDTIIVPVPDTSKAAADAMAYQLSIPCREGLIRNRYAGRTFIEGGRARKAKAATKYTPLRDVLEGKRVILVEDSIVRSTTMNVLLDRIREVGGAKEIHVRVACPPIVAPCFYGIDMSTIDQLIAPKYFGTEGLLTPEAQQRLADDLGADSLRYLPVEAIARAIDLPETELCQACVTGQYPTECGQHLYQIALDNRGSDVDSGRTYEQLAAVMNSQ
- the proB gene encoding glutamate 5-kinase; the encoded protein is MADLSGKDYFDWEVNHCQSCHNHPRLQNANNVPLDSSAERQKAIESAGSVVVKVGTRVLTDSSGKLDRHRIECLSRGLCKIADTGRQTIIVSSGAVGAGMGKLGLSQRPTDLGHLQAVAAIGQADLIQSYEASLAESGRHAAQVLLTRNDLQSREGYLNVRNALSQIHELGAIAVVNENDSVAVAELMTTFGDNDRLAAQVAGLLDQCLLVILSDIDGLYDGSPDHPESQRINIVETLDDDVMSMASDKRSSLSKGGMSSKLAAAQLATSHGHAVIIGPGRDDLALEKVLQGEMIGTLFLPCERTLRGRRRWISASAEVEGRLIIDDGAVKAIHNDGSSLLAIGITGVVGEFDAGAVVMITDRHGYEIARGLCNYPSSEVDKIKGKISEMIGGILGHRPYESVVHRDNLSLHMGADRTL
- a CDS encoding DUF1559 family PulG-like putative transporter; the protein is MTLPPANRTLLPRRYRQGITLIEVLLVVAIGLVILILLTMRLSSTRESSRRIECESNLREIAVATQSYSLIGGHLPTGTQNPTGPIRSESKGYHHNWLEALLPMLDQQDLFDQIDFSYGVYAAANRPVGEESLTTLRCGVSASTLRPNATTYAGVVGSVAEPIDEDGDGMFALNRWRMPSDAVDGESYVFLFGEKAIDFGPPQRWNSGTRASLRHTGFAINAHHNPAPSDPKALGDVDNLFVGSFSSNHIGGAYFAFVDGSFRFFSADTDQRLLQDLAARDNAPQDNAPPE
- a CDS encoding radical SAM protein produces the protein MYLRLASRFLFETDKRLLAKAIWTLGVKGLLSVHKHKRRLKRGEFFPPFLYMSVINSCNLRCQGCWVDVAAKQHRIELDAANKTIRQAKEMGNSFFGILGGEPFMHKDLLKIFEQNRDVYFQVFTNGHFITDEVAAKLKEYGNVTPLISVEGTEIISDERRGRGGVYNQTMKGLETALRHNLLVGVCTSVCKTNLDDLVNDAWVERLIDMGVMYCWFHIYRPVGPEPNPQLALSSEEQKRVRQFVVDTRATKPIIVIDAYHDDAGNALCPAATGFTHHIGPKGDIEPCPVIQMAAESIHDDRPLAETFNNSAFLTEFRELTAQNTRGCVIMERPDLLIELAEKHGARDTTIRNEVMRELDHVTPRRSQFQPGDEIPERSFVYRWAKKYAFNDFGTYSRHFDVAKYRDPDAERTPAVNDDVQVVQLQATKSS
- a CDS encoding adenine phosphoribosyltransferase is translated as MPRTAAMTAELQQHIREIPDFPKPGIIYRDIAPLLASPDALRAATEVMAAPFKDEKIDIVAAAEARGFIFAAPMAILLGAGFVPIRKPGKLPFETHSHAYDLEYGTDELHVHVDGVQAGQRVVLVDDLLATGGTMQACCRLIERCAAEIVGCSFLIHLADLGGEAKLEPYRVESAIVY